The proteins below come from a single uncultured Carboxylicivirga sp. genomic window:
- a CDS encoding glycosyltransferase family 4 protein gives MKVLFIIPGAGDQFYCGNCFRDNLYASALREAGHEVIISPLYLPIKHESFQINSPLFFPATTYYMAHKFFKKGNMPKWIEKLTGSEMMLNVAASKSGTTSPKGLEAMTLSMINGEDATFHAEINKLIEWIKNQEKPDIIHISSSLLIGIAKHLHTHLQIPIVCSLQDEEVWIDNMNETYANIAWQQISENTRFVNKLITTSEYYKTIAHQKIGTDHNIEVVYPGFDQNKYEKAIPPNDPVIGFFYRMNEINGLHILVDAFIKLKEQNSIPNLKLKIGGGYNDQDRHFIRSLKNQLAPYINDVEFCKNYSLDEHKGFYESISIISVPITFDEGIGLYLCEAFSAGVPAVEPSTGSFPEVVDNAGVLYQPNTADALAEAISKALSDKIYYNQLRDNAKKLASTRYNSTVMAGKLLEVYNQCYNQ, from the coding sequence ATGAAGGTTCTATTTATCATACCCGGTGCAGGCGATCAGTTTTATTGCGGAAATTGCTTTCGTGATAATTTATATGCTTCAGCATTGCGTGAGGCTGGTCACGAAGTGATTATTTCGCCTTTATACCTGCCCATTAAACACGAATCGTTTCAGATTAACAGCCCCTTATTTTTTCCGGCAACGACTTATTATATGGCCCACAAGTTTTTCAAAAAAGGCAATATGCCCAAATGGATTGAAAAACTGACTGGCTCTGAAATGATGCTCAATGTGGCAGCTTCCAAATCGGGCACTACATCGCCCAAAGGTTTGGAGGCAATGACCTTATCCATGATAAATGGTGAAGATGCTACTTTTCATGCGGAAATAAACAAGTTGATTGAATGGATTAAAAACCAGGAAAAACCAGATATCATTCATATATCCAGCTCATTGTTGATTGGTATTGCGAAGCATCTGCATACTCATCTTCAAATACCTATTGTTTGTTCGTTACAAGACGAAGAAGTATGGATTGATAATATGAATGAAACCTACGCCAATATTGCCTGGCAGCAGATTTCAGAAAATACCCGTTTCGTAAATAAATTAATAACCACCAGCGAATATTATAAAACCATCGCTCATCAGAAAATCGGAACAGATCATAATATAGAAGTGGTCTATCCGGGTTTCGACCAAAACAAATACGAGAAAGCAATCCCTCCTAATGATCCTGTTATTGGTTTCTTTTACAGAATGAATGAAATCAATGGCTTACATATTCTGGTAGATGCTTTTATCAAATTGAAAGAACAGAATTCCATTCCAAATCTTAAACTAAAGATTGGAGGTGGATATAACGATCAGGATCGTCACTTTATAAGGTCATTGAAGAATCAATTGGCACCTTATATTAACGATGTTGAATTCTGCAAAAACTATAGTCTGGATGAACACAAAGGCTTTTACGAATCTATTTCTATCATCTCTGTTCCCATTACATTTGATGAAGGAATCGGTCTCTACCTTTGCGAAGCATTCTCCGCTGGGGTTCCAGCTGTTGAACCTTCAACAGGATCTTTTCCTGAAGTAGTGGATAATGCGGGTGTTTTATATCAACCCAACACCGCTGATGCTTTAGCCGAAGCCATCAGTAAAGCATTATCAGACAAAATATATTACAATCAATTAAGAGATAACGCAAAAAAACTGGCCTCAACCCGCTACAATTCAACGGTAATGGCTGGCAAGTTACTTGAAGTATACAATCAATGTTATAACCAATAA
- a CDS encoding PQQ-binding-like beta-propeller repeat protein, which yields MALLLISAATMTAMAQDQHGWRGPNRDGIYPETGLLKEWPAEGPEQLWETLDAGKGYSSPVIVNDHVYITGMNEDEDQEIFSAYSMDGKKEYELVYGTPWLKSYPETRTTPTIVGNRAYVISGIGEVVCIDIKKGDIAWKVDGKAEFGVKTGIWGVSESPLVFDNKVIFSPGGDTTTVVALNAKNGKTIWESKSLGQKCNYASPLLIEHNGKSQIIATTGLSVIGVDPDKGEIMWTFDGFGEEATKNGWEKIAPNTPLYKDGKIFVCNGYDMNSFMLQLSDDLTSVELLWRNDDMDTHVGGFVLVYGTIYGSNWIGNSKGNWLAVDWNTGETKYETPWGSGKSKGSIISADDMLYCYDEKRGYVGLVKATPEAFELVSDFPIKKGEGPHWAHPVIDNGVLYIRHGSALMAFKIK from the coding sequence ATGGCGCTGTTATTAATTAGTGCAGCTACTATGACAGCGATGGCGCAGGATCAGCATGGATGGCGAGGTCCAAACCGTGATGGCATTTATCCAGAAACCGGTTTATTAAAAGAATGGCCTGCTGAAGGTCCTGAACAACTTTGGGAAACACTGGATGCAGGCAAAGGTTATTCCTCTCCGGTTATTGTAAACGACCATGTTTACATAACAGGTATGAATGAGGATGAAGACCAGGAAATATTCTCAGCCTACTCAATGGACGGTAAAAAAGAGTACGAATTGGTTTATGGTACTCCATGGCTAAAATCTTACCCTGAAACACGCACCACTCCAACCATTGTTGGAAACAGAGCCTATGTTATCAGCGGTATTGGCGAGGTGGTTTGTATCGATATCAAAAAAGGCGATATCGCATGGAAAGTAGATGGTAAAGCAGAATTTGGAGTAAAAACAGGTATTTGGGGCGTATCTGAATCACCTCTTGTATTTGATAATAAAGTAATTTTCTCTCCCGGAGGCGATACTACAACTGTTGTGGCGCTAAATGCGAAAAACGGAAAAACCATTTGGGAAAGTAAATCATTGGGACAAAAGTGTAATTATGCTTCTCCACTTTTGATTGAGCATAATGGGAAATCGCAAATAATTGCTACCACCGGTCTTAGTGTTATTGGTGTTGATCCGGATAAAGGTGAAATCATGTGGACATTCGATGGTTTTGGTGAAGAAGCTACTAAGAATGGCTGGGAAAAAATTGCACCTAACACTCCGCTCTATAAAGATGGTAAAATATTCGTTTGTAATGGTTACGACATGAACTCATTTATGCTTCAATTGAGCGATGATCTTACATCGGTTGAATTATTGTGGCGCAACGATGATATGGATACCCATGTAGGTGGTTTTGTTTTGGTTTATGGAACTATTTATGGTTCAAACTGGATTGGTAACAGCAAAGGAAACTGGCTGGCAGTGGACTGGAATACAGGCGAAACAAAATACGAAACTCCCTGGGGAAGTGGAAAAAGTAAAGGATCGATCATCAGTGCTGATGATATGCTTTATTGCTACGATGAAAAACGAGGTTATGTTGGTTTAGTAAAAGCTACTCCCGAAGCCTTTGAATTGGTAAGTGATTTCCCAATCAAAAAAGGTGAAGGGCCACATTGGGCTCATCCAGTCATCGATAATGGAGTATTATATATCCGTCATGGAAGTGCTTTAATGGCATTTAAAATTAAGTAA
- a CDS encoding histidine kinase, translating into MKFLYQYNTKTIILISLVSAIIIVYPNISYLPWELSYLDDSMKWGHIAFFIYRYLFFSLVAMVLLIINLRKTDTLVFSKRFLYNLITGAIAYGLYVSISISTCTKSDCFGSILLFQFFITCLLFSFFGHVYHMYNVQRKKDQEIEDLKFENLQSKCDALTNQINPHFFFNSLNSITALVRKKNDEVTLAFVNKLSDVFRYILQSEKKGLVPLSEELEFIEAFKFLMEVRFANKLVFNIQIPEDKMQLKLPALSLLPLIDNIVVHNVIDSENKMVVDITMTENDEVKITNPIYPKLSKPQTNGTGIRNVNKRFKILMNTKIHVKRSNDIFTVLLPLQKKK; encoded by the coding sequence ATGAAGTTTCTTTATCAATACAATACCAAAACAATTATACTAATCAGCTTAGTTAGTGCCATTATAATTGTCTACCCCAATATCTCATACCTTCCTTGGGAATTAAGCTATTTAGATGATTCAATGAAGTGGGGTCATATTGCTTTCTTTATATACAGGTATCTTTTTTTCAGCCTTGTTGCAATGGTATTGTTAATCATCAACCTAAGAAAAACAGACACATTAGTATTCTCGAAGCGCTTTTTATACAATTTAATCACTGGAGCGATCGCATACGGTTTATACGTATCAATTTCAATTTCAACCTGTACAAAATCTGATTGTTTTGGTAGTATACTACTCTTCCAGTTTTTCATAACCTGTTTGTTATTTTCCTTCTTTGGTCATGTTTACCATATGTATAATGTGCAACGAAAAAAAGATCAGGAAATAGAAGACCTAAAATTCGAAAACTTGCAGAGTAAGTGCGATGCTTTAACCAATCAGATTAATCCTCACTTCTTCTTTAATTCGTTAAACAGTATTACTGCATTGGTGAGGAAAAAGAACGATGAAGTTACCCTTGCATTCGTTAATAAACTCTCTGATGTATTTCGTTACATTCTGCAAAGCGAAAAGAAAGGATTGGTTCCGTTGAGTGAAGAACTTGAATTTATTGAGGCATTTAAATTTCTGATGGAGGTTCGATTTGCCAATAAGCTGGTTTTTAATATTCAGATTCCTGAAGACAAAATGCAATTAAAACTTCCGGCTTTATCGTTATTGCCTTTGATTGATAATATTGTAGTTCATAATGTGATTGATAGCGAGAATAAAATGGTGGTTGATATTACAATGACAGAAAATGATGAAGTAAAAATTACCAATCCTATCTATCCAAAATTATCGAAACCTCAAACCAACGGAACAGGCATACGTAATGTGAATAAACGATTTAAAATTCTTATGAATACCAAGATACATGTGAAAAGATCGAACGATATTTTTACTGTATTGTTACCTTTACAAAAAAAGAAATGA
- a CDS encoding LytTR family DNA-binding domain-containing protein produces MRVLIIEDETVAYENLLTITQEIDPTIEVVGNTESIRQTVKWINENPNPDLIFMDIHLSDGSAFDIFNLIEIETPIIFTTAYDEHAIEAFKVNSIDYLLKPIKPDELERALTKFKKLNNNDVNQYLKQLLELKSSNNYAEKILVPYKDQLLPINISDVSCFYTSDKNTFIYLNNGQKYSYSKSLEQIITTLNPDQFIRANKQFIVSRESVKNITIWFDNRLLITLDTEVPERIFISKNKASEFKNWIV; encoded by the coding sequence ATGAGAGTTTTAATCATAGAAGATGAAACGGTGGCATATGAGAACCTGTTGACTATTACTCAGGAAATAGACCCAACGATTGAAGTGGTTGGCAATACCGAAAGTATCAGACAAACGGTTAAATGGATTAACGAAAACCCTAATCCCGATCTTATTTTTATGGATATTCATCTCTCTGATGGATCAGCCTTTGATATTTTCAACCTGATTGAAATTGAAACTCCTATTATATTCACCACAGCTTACGATGAGCATGCTATTGAGGCATTTAAAGTGAATAGCATCGACTATTTATTAAAGCCCATTAAACCCGATGAATTAGAAAGAGCATTGACCAAATTCAAAAAACTAAATAACAACGATGTTAATCAATATTTGAAACAACTGCTCGAATTAAAATCATCAAATAATTACGCTGAAAAAATTCTGGTTCCGTATAAAGATCAGTTATTGCCCATTAACATTAGCGATGTTTCGTGCTTTTACACCAGCGACAAAAACACTTTTATCTATTTAAATAATGGTCAGAAGTATTCCTACTCCAAATCGTTGGAGCAGATCATAACCACTCTTAATCCAGACCAATTCATCAGAGCCAACAAGCAGTTTATCGTATCAAGGGAGAGTGTAAAAAATATTACTATTTGGTTTGATAACCGATTACTAATCACTCTTGATACTGAAGTCCCGGAAAGAATTTTTATCAGTAAGAATAAAGCTTCGGAATTTAAGAATTGGATAGTTTAG
- a CDS encoding Bcr/CflA family multidrug efflux MFS transporter: protein MHKLNSNSKILLAILGSLMAITSLSTDIYLPAMPQMQIDLKGDVELTVTGFLIGFAIGQLMWGPISDKLGRIRPLILGLILFIIGSVGCALSENITQIIIWRIVQALGACTGPMLSRAMVRDMHGSAKAAEMLSTLMVIMALAPIIGPLMGGQLIKWSSWHSIFWLLTIIGALMTIALLWLPETYPATKRPNTSFGKAFANYRHLLAHKKFMKYTLCVTFYYVGVYAFITGSPFVYIKYFGVKPQYYGLLFALNIVGIMTLSIINRKLVRKYPLHTILRVSTTISMSAGLLLLVLSNFNVGLLGIIIPIFFFFSMNGIVSATTTAAALEDVPEMAGAASALLGSLQYGSGILSSVLLALFSDGTPRPMSLIIGIFASLSAIVLFFKPNALFQKLALRMK from the coding sequence ATGCATAAATTAAATAGTAACAGTAAAATATTATTGGCCATTTTAGGATCATTGATGGCCATTACTTCATTATCAACCGATATTTATTTGCCGGCTATGCCACAAATGCAAATTGATTTAAAGGGCGATGTTGAATTAACGGTGACGGGTTTTTTAATTGGTTTTGCAATTGGGCAGTTGATGTGGGGGCCAATAAGTGACAAACTAGGTCGTATCCGACCATTGATTTTAGGTCTTATCTTATTTATTATTGGTTCGGTTGGTTGCGCTTTATCAGAGAATATTACACAAATTATTATTTGGCGAATTGTTCAGGCTTTGGGTGCTTGTACCGGTCCAATGTTATCGCGTGCTATGGTACGAGACATGCATGGAAGTGCCAAAGCCGCAGAAATGCTTTCAACCTTGATGGTTATTATGGCATTAGCTCCGATTATTGGTCCATTAATGGGCGGTCAGTTGATTAAGTGGAGCTCGTGGCACAGTATTTTCTGGTTGTTGACGATAATTGGTGCCTTAATGACTATTGCCTTACTTTGGTTACCCGAAACATATCCAGCAACAAAACGTCCAAATACATCTTTCGGAAAAGCTTTCGCTAATTACAGGCACTTGCTTGCGCATAAAAAATTCATGAAATATACTCTTTGTGTTACTTTTTATTATGTGGGAGTTTATGCTTTTATCACTGGATCACCTTTTGTTTATATCAAATATTTTGGAGTGAAACCTCAGTATTATGGATTACTATTCGCTCTTAATATTGTTGGAATAATGACATTAAGTATTATCAATCGAAAATTAGTGAGAAAATATCCTTTACATACGATATTGCGGGTATCAACAACAATTTCGATGAGTGCGGGTTTGTTATTACTGGTTCTTTCAAACTTTAATGTGGGTTTGCTGGGAATAATTATTCCAATCTTCTTCTTCTTTTCGATGAACGGAATTGTTTCGGCCACTACAACAGCAGCTGCTTTAGAAGATGTTCCGGAAATGGCAGGAGCCGCATCTGCATTATTGGGTTCGTTACAATATGGTAGTGGAATTTTATCATCTGTATTATTGGCTTTATTTAGCGATGGAACTCCACGTCCAATGAGCTTGATTATTGGAATATTTGCATCATTATCAGCGATTGTTTTATTTTTTAAGCCAAATGCTCTTTTTCAAAAACTAGCATTAAGGATGAAGTAA
- a CDS encoding ABC transporter ATP-binding protein yields the protein MSTLSINHVNFSYSTNQKQVIHNLTWNADGSESIGIVGANGAGKSTLLKLLTGLQLDFEGEILVNDLPVNKKTLKQIRNDIGYVFQDSDSQLFMSRVWDDVAFGPQNHGYTEQEVYEKTLNALKQVNIEHLRDQQIYRLSGGEKKLVTLATVLAYEPDILLFDEPTVALDPANRRNLIHLLNSLSGMKIIASHDLDFIYDTCQRTILINNGRIVKDGNTKEILRDKKLLEDNGLELPLSLSRMSESVDYITNNNRLN from the coding sequence ATGTCAACACTTTCGATTAACCATGTTAATTTTTCATATTCTACCAATCAAAAGCAAGTAATTCATAATCTTACATGGAATGCTGATGGAAGCGAATCTATTGGTATAGTGGGAGCAAATGGTGCCGGAAAGTCAACTTTACTTAAGTTACTAACTGGTTTGCAATTGGATTTTGAAGGTGAAATTTTGGTGAATGACTTACCGGTAAACAAGAAAACATTAAAGCAGATAAGAAATGATATCGGTTATGTTTTTCAGGATTCGGATAGTCAGTTGTTTATGTCGAGAGTATGGGATGATGTTGCTTTTGGTCCACAAAATCATGGTTATACTGAGCAAGAAGTGTATGAAAAAACATTGAATGCACTAAAGCAAGTAAATATAGAACACTTACGAGATCAGCAAATTTATCGTTTGTCGGGAGGTGAAAAAAAGCTGGTGACACTAGCAACGGTTTTGGCATATGAGCCTGATATCCTCCTGTTTGATGAACCTACTGTTGCTCTTGATCCTGCTAATCGTCGAAATCTGATTCATCTTTTAAATAGTCTGTCGGGAATGAAGATTATAGCTTCGCATGATTTAGATTTTATTTATGACACTTGTCAAAGAACTATTTTGATCAACAATGGCCGGATTGTTAAAGATGGAAATACAAAAGAAATTCTTCGTGATAAAAAATTATTGGAGGACAATGGTTTGGAATTGCCACTCTCTCTATCCCGAATGAGCGAATCTGTTGATTATATAACGAATAATAATCGTTTAAATTGA
- the cbiQ gene encoding cobalt ECF transporter T component CbiQ, producing the protein MGIIHQAIKTIHYADAQSAQSGWLNQLHPITKLVIAFGYLIMVVSVPKYGLATLLLMTVFPVLIMIFADIPIGKTLRQLWLVIAVLCLPGIANLIYDQSEFVTFGNMVITGGVISMLSLLLKGTLGVFTSFILLSTTSIEKICYALQVLHFPNKLVVMIMLIYRYLIVLLKEADRITQAYQMRSGNQIGIKYKAWGTLVGSLFLRSSDRAQLVYQSMSLRGFNGNFYPPQSKFSLKDGSIVLFCLLLLTFGRFLFNYQ; encoded by the coding sequence ATGGGAATCATCCATCAGGCCATAAAAACAATTCATTATGCGGATGCACAATCTGCCCAATCTGGGTGGTTAAATCAACTTCATCCTATTACCAAGTTAGTGATAGCTTTTGGGTATTTAATAATGGTGGTTTCTGTTCCAAAATATGGCTTGGCAACTTTATTGTTGATGACTGTATTTCCGGTTTTGATAATGATATTTGCTGATATACCAATTGGTAAAACCTTACGACAATTGTGGTTAGTGATAGCGGTTTTGTGTTTACCGGGAATAGCCAATTTAATTTATGATCAATCTGAATTTGTAACCTTTGGAAACATGGTGATTACGGGTGGAGTAATTTCGATGCTAAGTTTATTATTGAAAGGAACATTAGGAGTATTTACTTCATTTATTTTGTTATCAACCACATCGATAGAAAAAATATGCTATGCCCTGCAAGTGCTTCATTTTCCTAATAAATTAGTAGTTATGATAATGCTGATATACAGATATCTTATTGTTTTATTAAAAGAGGCAGATCGAATTACTCAAGCTTATCAAATGAGATCGGGTAATCAAATTGGTATTAAGTACAAAGCTTGGGGTACCTTGGTTGGATCACTTTTTCTGAGAAGTAGCGACAGAGCTCAATTGGTGTACCAGAGTATGTCGTTGCGGGGGTTTAACGGAAATTTTTATCCTCCTCAAAGCAAGTTTAGTTTAAAAGATGGTTCGATTGTATTGTTTTGTCTACTATTGTTAACCTTTGGGCGTTTTCTATTCAATTATCAGTAA
- a CDS encoding energy-coupling factor ABC transporter permease, with product MSDALVNPAVATTMYACSAGAATFAVKKLNRIQDNTLMANMGIMGAFIFAAQMINFSIPGTGSSGHIAGSVLLTAVLGPYAAFLTMIGVLFIQAFLFADGGILALGCNIWNMAFYGAAVAGVLFHQTFKKGEINRKKIMLVSVISSVIALQLGAFSVTLQTLASDITDLPFHVFVSLMQPIHLAIGLIEGLITAAILYFIYQARPELLWFANTAKTQTGDQTNKGIWLAFVIGFIALGGVISHFASSDPDGLEWSIARINPEFGEDVGVGIKALADQIQQFTAILPDYNLASGESITGTSISGILGGGIVLILFTLVGFLTKKIISRSN from the coding sequence ATGTCCGACGCACTTGTTAATCCGGCAGTGGCAACTACTATGTATGCTTGTTCGGCAGGAGCAGCAACGTTTGCTGTGAAAAAACTGAATCGAATTCAGGATAATACACTTATGGCAAATATGGGTATTATGGGTGCTTTTATTTTTGCAGCTCAAATGATTAACTTTTCTATTCCTGGTACCGGTTCGTCGGGACATATTGCGGGAAGTGTATTGTTAACAGCTGTTCTGGGGCCTTATGCTGCCTTTTTAACCATGATTGGTGTTTTGTTCATTCAGGCTTTTTTATTTGCCGATGGTGGAATATTAGCCTTGGGTTGCAATATTTGGAACATGGCTTTTTATGGGGCTGCAGTAGCCGGAGTTTTGTTCCATCAGACTTTTAAAAAAGGTGAAATAAACAGAAAAAAAATAATGCTCGTTTCTGTTATTAGTAGTGTGATAGCTTTACAATTAGGTGCGTTTTCAGTAACTCTTCAAACCTTAGCTTCTGATATAACCGATTTGCCATTTCATGTTTTTGTATCGTTAATGCAGCCCATCCATTTGGCCATAGGTTTGATCGAAGGTTTAATAACGGCAGCTATTTTGTATTTTATTTATCAGGCTCGTCCTGAACTTTTATGGTTTGCGAACACAGCAAAAACTCAAACCGGAGATCAAACAAACAAAGGAATTTGGCTGGCATTTGTAATCGGGTTTATTGCATTAGGAGGTGTTATTTCTCATTTTGCATCCTCTGATCCCGATGGGTTGGAATGGTCAATAGCTCGTATTAATCCTGAATTTGGTGAAGATGTTGGTGTCGGAATTAAAGCGCTTGCAGATCAAATTCAACAGTTTACAGCCATATTACCCGATTATAATTTGGCAAGTGGAGAAAGCATTACAGGCACATCAATATCCGGTATTCTGGGAGGGGGGATTGTTTTGATTTTGTTTACTCTAGTTGGGTTCTTAACCAAGAAAATAATAAGTAGAAGCAACTAA
- the larE gene encoding ATP-dependent sacrificial sulfur transferase LarE: MPDFKQKVEKLISHFADLCREDIIVAFSGGVDSSLVLKIATLQAKIHNTKVYAVTVHTKLHPTGDLDIAKKVAEETGAIHQIVEVDELQSAGISNNPENRCYLCKKFIFTQLINLSKELKVNHILEGTNADDLYEYRPGIQALEELEIISPLAKAGLTKQDIRKLAEEYKITVANRPSAPCMATRFPYNTALSYEKMECLEKGENYIRDLGFFNVRIRLHNDIARIEVDDQDMEKMMVNRQAIIKELKSLGFEYITIDLEGFRSGSMDYKLINKKENR, from the coding sequence ATGCCTGACTTCAAGCAGAAGGTTGAAAAATTAATTTCTCACTTTGCTGATTTATGTCGTGAGGATATTATAGTTGCTTTTTCAGGAGGAGTAGACAGTAGTTTAGTACTCAAAATCGCCACTCTTCAAGCTAAAATTCATAATACCAAGGTGTATGCAGTAACGGTTCATACAAAACTTCATCCAACAGGGGATTTGGATATTGCAAAAAAAGTGGCAGAAGAAACAGGTGCTATTCATCAGATAGTAGAAGTGGATGAGTTGCAAAGTGCCGGAATCAGCAATAATCCCGAGAATAGATGCTACCTGTGTAAGAAGTTTATATTTACGCAATTGATTAATTTATCGAAGGAATTGAAAGTAAATCATATACTTGAAGGAACCAATGCGGATGATTTGTATGAATATCGACCTGGCATACAGGCATTAGAAGAACTGGAGATTATCAGTCCATTAGCAAAAGCGGGATTAACCAAACAAGATATTCGAAAGTTGGCAGAAGAATACAAAATTACCGTTGCCAATCGACCATCCGCACCTTGTATGGCAACACGTTTTCCATATAACACTGCTTTATCGTACGAAAAGATGGAGTGCTTAGAAAAAGGGGAGAATTATATTCGTGATTTGGGATTCTTCAATGTGCGTATTCGTTTGCACAATGATATTGCGCGTATTGAGGTGGATGATCAGGATATGGAAAAGATGATGGTGAATAGGCAGGCGATTATAAAAGAGTTGAAAAGCCTTGGTTTCGAATATATCACAATAGATCTGGAGGGTTTTAGATCTGGTAGTATGGATTATAAACTGATAAACAAAAAGGAGAATCGCTAA
- the larC gene encoding nickel pincer cofactor biosynthesis protein LarC, whose translation MSKKLYLECYSGISGDMTVAALLDLGADQQVLLDALNSLPVDGFKIEISRVKKAGIDACDFNVILDEKHENHDHDMAYLHGDQVKEHDHSHHHHHHDHSHSHSHDEHSHHNHDHDHQHQYQPTHEGHHHHEHRGLKEIAQIINESRITAKAKQIALDIFQVIGEAEAKAHAMSVDEVHFHEVGAVDSIVDIVAVAVCIDNLGIEEVIVPVLYEGTGTVRCQHGILPIPVPAVSNIASQYGLNLKITSTQGEFITPTGAAIVAALKSSDILPNEFTIEKIGLGAGKRNYERASLLRAILIKDEKKADQDIIYKLESNIDDCSGEVLGYVMDQLLEVGALDVNYSPIFMKKNRPAYQINIICKEENIDHLEQILFEETTTIGIRRQKMERTLLPRELKNIQTSLGEAKVKVCQLKMGEKVYPEYESVVELSQKHKLPFNEVYQIIIKEYNA comes from the coding sequence ATGAGCAAGAAATTATATTTAGAGTGTTATTCTGGAATTAGTGGTGATATGACAGTTGCTGCTCTCTTAGATTTGGGTGCTGATCAGCAAGTTCTATTAGATGCATTAAATAGTTTACCGGTTGATGGTTTTAAAATTGAAATAAGCAGAGTAAAAAAAGCTGGGATTGACGCCTGCGATTTTAATGTAATACTGGACGAAAAGCATGAAAACCATGATCATGACATGGCTTATTTGCATGGAGACCAGGTAAAGGAACATGATCACTCGCATCACCACCATCATCATGATCATTCCCATAGTCATTCGCATGATGAACACTCTCATCATAACCATGACCATGACCATCAACACCAATACCAACCTACTCATGAGGGGCATCATCATCATGAACACAGAGGATTGAAAGAGATTGCTCAAATAATAAACGAGTCTCGGATAACTGCTAAGGCCAAACAAATTGCATTGGATATTTTTCAGGTAATTGGAGAGGCAGAGGCTAAAGCACATGCTATGTCGGTTGATGAAGTACATTTTCATGAGGTGGGTGCAGTTGATTCAATCGTAGATATTGTGGCTGTGGCAGTTTGTATTGATAATTTGGGAATTGAAGAGGTAATTGTTCCAGTTTTATATGAAGGAACAGGAACAGTGCGTTGTCAGCATGGAATATTACCAATTCCGGTACCTGCGGTAAGCAATATTGCCAGTCAATATGGTTTGAATTTGAAAATTACATCCACACAAGGTGAGTTTATCACGCCTACAGGTGCAGCCATTGTTGCTGCATTAAAATCTTCGGATATTTTGCCAAATGAGTTTACAATCGAGAAAATTGGTTTGGGAGCCGGTAAACGAAATTATGAGCGGGCCAGTCTTTTAAGAGCGATTCTTATAAAAGATGAAAAGAAAGCCGATCAGGATATTATTTATAAACTGGAGAGTAATATTGACGATTGTTCAGGAGAAGTACTGGGGTATGTAATGGATCAATTGCTTGAGGTTGGTGCCCTGGACGTAAATTATTCACCGATTTTCATGAAGAAAAATCGTCCGGCTTATCAGATCAATATTATTTGTAAGGAAGAAAACATTGATCATTTGGAACAGATTTTATTTGAGGAAACAACCACCATTGGCATTCGTCGACAAAAGATGGAGCGAACCCTTTTACCACGTGAATTGAAAAACATTCAAACTTCGTTGGGCGAAGCTAAAGTAAAAGTTTGCCAATTAAAGATGGGAGAAAAAGTATATCCTGAGTATGAAAGTGTTGTTGAATTGAGTCAAAAACATAAACTCCCGTTTAACGAAGTATATCAAATAATTATAAAAGAGTATAATGCCTGA